A window of the Xenopus laevis strain J_2021 chromosome 9_10L, Xenopus_laevis_v10.1, whole genome shotgun sequence genome harbors these coding sequences:
- the krt9.1.L gene encoding keratin, type I cytoskeletal 15: MSFRQGPPTGKGCSVFESSGISTTGNSHGRAGGIYSGGAHVVNYAGSLRSGYGGHIGNRGVGFADGSAGGVCFDSGAGFGYGGESGFGGGSGYGSGFGSGFIAAGGGHRAGFGFGDDSGLLSFNEKITMQNLNDRLATYLNKVKALEEANTDLEKKIRNWYDTHGPSQVQDKDYSPYYRTIEDLQKKILAATIDNGRIVLQIDNAKLAADDFRMKYENELIMRQTVESDINGLKRLLDDLTLARSDLESQLENLKEELAALKKNHEEEMKALKVQFVGDVTVDMKAVPGIDLQKVLGDLRHEYEQIMVKNQKDIEFWYQEKTAELHKNVSSSSQEIQTTNTQVTDLRRTLQNLEIDLQAQLSTKAALEASLAETEGCYCLQLSQLQGLIQNVEAELANLRCEMENQNHEYKLLLDIKTRLEQEINTYRNLLDGQGTQFPKSSYDTSFSSGSQTDKQGGSSHYARTRVEDSDGKVISSRDQYHHSGYKQ, encoded by the exons ATGAGCTTTAGACAAGGGCCACCCACAGGCAAAGGGTGTTCAGTTTTTGAATCTTCTGGTATTTCTACAACTGGAAATAGCCATGGTAGAGCAGGTGGCATTTATAGTGGTGGAGCACATGTTGTTAACTATGCTGGAAGCTTAAGGAGTGGGTATGGTGGACATATTGGAAACAGAGGTGTAGGCTTTGCTGATGGATCTGCTGGTGGGGTATGCTTTGATTCTGGTGCTGGATTTGGGTATGGTGGTGAATCTGGCTTTGGTGGAGGATCTGGATATGGAAGTGGATTTGGTTCTGGCTTCATTGCAGCTGGAGGTGGCCACAGAGCTGGCTTTGGTTTTGGAGATGATTCAGGACTGCTgtcatttaatgaaaaaataaccaTGCAAAATCTGAATGATCGTCTTGCCACATACCTAAACAAGGTGAAAGCATTAGAAGAGGCTAACACTGATCTGGAGAAGAAGATCCGTAACTGGTACGACACTCACGGTCCAAGCCAAGTCCAAGACAAAGACTACAGTCCTTACTACAGAACAATTGAAGACCTTCAGAAAAAG ATCTTGGCAGCCACTATTGATAATGGGCGCATTGTCCTACAGATCGATAATGCCAAATTAGCAGCAGATGACTTCAGAATGAA GTATGAGAATGAGCTGATTATGCGCCAGACAGTTGAATCGGATATTAATGGCCTGAAGAGGCTTTTGGATGATCTGACTCTTGCCAGAAGTGATTTGGAATCCCAACTGGAGAACCTGAAAGAAGAATTAGCTGCTCTAAAGAAAAACCATGAGGAG GAGATGAAGGCACTGAAAGTACAATTTGTGGGTGACGTCACTGTAGACATGAAAGCAGTACCGGGAATTGACTTGCAGAAGGTTTTAGGAGACCTCAGACATGAATATGAGCAAATTATGGTCAAAAACCAGAAGGACATTGAATTTTGGTATCAAGAGAAG ACTGCAGAGCTGCACAAAAATGTGTCTAGCAGCTCTCAAGAGATCCAGACAACTAACACTCAGGTTACTGATTTAAGACGCACTCTCCAGAACCTTGAAATTGACCTACAGGCTCAGCTCAGTACG AAAGCTGCCCTAGAAGCCTCTCTGGCTGAAACAGAAGGATGCTACTGTCTTCAACTGTCTCAGCTGCAGGGATTAATTCAGAATGTGGAGGCAGAGCTGGCTAATCTCCGTTGTGAGATGGAGAACCAGAACCACGAATACAAGCTTCTCCTGGACATCAAGACACGCCTAGAGCAAGAAATTAACACTTACCGGAACCTCCTGGATGGACAAGGAACACA attcccTAAAAGTTCTTATGACACTTCTTTCTCCTCTGGTTCCCAAACAGATAAACAAG GGGGTTCCTCTCACTATGCCAGAACGCGCGTTGAGGATAGCGATGGAAAAGTGATCTCCTCCCGTGACCAATATCATCACTCTGGATACAAACAATGA